In Desulfurococcaceae archaeon MEX13E-LK6-19, the genomic window CCAGGGTTGATGGTAATGCCATACAATCATTACATAGAGTTTATTGGTTTCCTGGCTTTTGGTAGGTAAGGCTGCCATTAATGATGATAATAGTAACACGGAGAGTACTAATAGGGCAATGAATTTATTCTTATAGATCATGTTCTCACCGGCATAGAATCTGTACCCAGCCTTCGAGAGAGGTACCACCAGATAAGTAAATTACTTGACTTCAAAAATAAGCCTTTAGCTCTGTTTATCCCCGAATCACTAAGACAACCACAGCAATTAGTTTTTGTAGATGATGTCTTATTTATGGGTTAGAAGCGAATAAATATTTTTAGTAAGAGTTTCCGGGGGTTTCGTATGGGTTCCAAGAGTATGAGTGCCGTAACAAGACTTCAAGCCATTATATTGTTTATCATTATTGCTGTTGCCGTAACGGCTGGAGTGCTATATGTTATGCAGCAAAAACCTGGGGTTCCAGAAGAGACAGGGACCCCGACAACAACCACACCTACTACTACCACGACTACGACCACAACTACAACCACCACCACTACCACGACGACAACCACAACAACGACAACGACTACGACCACAACAACGCCTCCTTCTCCTCAAAGCATAGTTGAGATGACGATAGGATCGGCAACAATAAGAGTGCCATACTGGCTTTACGACTTTGCCAACAAGTGTAAATTAGGACAACTTGACAGGAATATAACAATAGTTTTCTGGACACAAATGATGCCTTTTGAAGAAGAAGTGATAAGACAAGTTGTCGAGGAGTTTGAGAAAGAATATCCATGTATCCATGTTGAATACGAGAACATTGGTGGAGGTCTCGGTGAGTTAAAGAATAGGATTATGGCTGGAGTACAGGTTGGCGAAGTAGGAGCTGCGGCAGACATATTCACATGGGCTCATGACTGGACTGGAGAACTGGCAGAAGGAGGATACATTGTCCCTCTAGACAAGTATTTGCCGCAGGAAACTCTTGAAGACCTTAGAAACCAGTATCTAGCTCTAGCTTATAATGCAGGATACTACAACCTTAGACTATACGGCCTGCCTTGGGCCGCCGAGGCAATAGCCCTCATATACAACAAGAACATGGTGAGCGAACCACCACAGAACTTTAGTGAATTTGAGGAGATCATGAAACAATACTATAATCCTGGCGAGGGACTCTTTGGTCTAGCCATGGAGGTTAATGCTTATACTATATATCCATGGGTTACAGCATTTGGTGGATACTATTATGATGAAGCAACAGATACCATAGGAGTCAATAGTACTGGAACAAAAGAAGGTATCAAGTTCTTCTTACAACACGTACTCCCATACATGGATACAACAGACCTAGGACATGAGAGACAACTCCTATTGTTCCAGCAAGGCAGAACACCGTTTCTTATAACAGGTCCATGGGATATACCAGGTATAAACGAGAGCTTAGGTGGAAACTTCAGTGTAGCACCGTTACCAAAGATTGGCGATAAAGTACCTAAGCCATTTGTTGGAATAAAAATGCTATGGCTATCAAGTCTTGTTGAAGCCGATTCACCAGATAAGCCGTATAGAATAAATGCATCATTACTATTTGTACTATGGTTTACATTGAACGACGATACCCTGAAATTCCTTGTAGAAAAAGCAGGATTTATACCAGTGAAATTAAGTGTGCTAGACTACGTTAATCAAAACAAAGATAAGTTCCCCATAGTATTCGGTTTCGCACAATCAGTAGCACAAGGTGTGCTAATGCCAAAGTCTCCTAAGATGTCCAAGGCATGGTACATTGGTACATGCTTGAACTCAATACTACAGACATACCAGACTGAAGGACTCGAGGCAGCATTAGCAGCAGTCGATAGTACACTAGACCAGTGTTATGCAGAGATAATGCAGTCAATGTCGGGTGAATAATGAGATCGAGAACGTTTTACATTATCCACAAACTTTTTTCACTTTAACAACCCATTATTTGGACATAAGCATAATCTAAGATAATGCCGGCAAAGCCTGTTTTCTATGATAATGTTTTTAATTAATCGTGTCCCCTCTTCTATACGAGGGTGGCCGCGTCCTTTATTCTTCGTGGACGAGGTCTATTATCATGAGCGGTGAGGGTACTTTCAAGAAAAGCGTAGGAAAGATAAAGAGTACTCTCCGTCTTTATCCAGTAAAAGTAGCTCTAGTACTAGTTTTGCCCAGTCTAGTGCTTTACCTGTTCTTCATGATATGGCCTATAATGTTCTCTGTATATCTCGCATTTACTGATGCCAACAACTACAACATAGCGCCCAGTCCTACAAAGCTTCAATCACTCTACGAGCTTCGAGAAAACATCACATCTAAACTTGATGAAAATAAAGAACTCATACAAAACTATGCACGCGAAGCAAAAACGCTGATTGAATCTATACAAAGCGATCTTAGCGCTCTTCGTGAATACCTCATTGAAGTAAACGAAACAGGAGGACAAGTGGATACAACAATTATAAGACAGTATTTAGAGAGCATACAAGATAAAATGGATAAACTTGTTGTTATAGTTAAGGATGAAAACACGTTCTTCCTAAGATACAAGCCTATTGGGGAAAACGTGAGTACAGCTAACTCAGTCTTCCAGGAAAAACTTGTCGCCAAATTACAGACAATAGTATACTTCCCTCTAGGCGGAGCTGAGCTGACAAAAGAGGATATAGCAGAGATAATAAGTGGAATCGATATAATAGTTAGTTCACTGAAGAAAGCATATGATGGATTTAATGTTGTGATTACCGATTATGAATCCTTTAAGAAAGGTGTTGTGAAAGACATAGATGAAGAAATAGACAAGCTTACACTACACTTTGTTGGGACAGAAAATATCGAGAAACTATTTACAGACGCGAGATTTGTCTACTCAATATTGAAGACATTGTTGTTCGTAGCTACAAGCGTTCCATTAAAAGTAGCTGTGGGCGTTGCACTTGCATTATTCTTTTCAACACCATATGTATACGGTAGAAAGGTTATGAGGGCATTGTTGTTAACTCCATGGGCTTTGCCGGTACTATTATCAGTAACGACCTGGAGAATGTTGTTCCTACCACGTGAGGGAGTTATGGCCAAACTCTTCTCAAGCATCACAGGAACAAGTTTCGAGATATTCACCAACGAATGGCATGCATTCATTGTATACAATATTGTTGAAATGTGGCTTGCATACCCATTCATAATGACTGTTGTTATGGGTGCTATAGCAGGGATCCCCAAAGAGATCATAGAAGCATCATATATTGACGGCGCTGGTCCCTGGCTGAGATTCCGAAAGATAATACTACCAGAAGTAGCTAGCTCAATAATGTTTGTAACAATACTCACTACTGGTGCAAGCCTGCAAGCATTTATGGTTCCTCTACTGATTAACGGAGGAGGTCCAACGGGTACAATTAATATATTCGGGCTCCCGCCGAAGATAGGTAATCTGAACGAAATGCTTATCCTCTTTGGCTATAACAGGGCGTATATTGATCGTGAATATGGTTATGCTGCTGCAGCCTACTTGATAGCGGTTCTATTCCTAATGGTCTATGTCATGATATGGTTTAAGTACATTAAACCCAAGGGTGAGGAACGATGACAAAAATTACGCAAGCCACATCGGTCATTAGACATGGTATAGGCTTTTTACTTACAACAATAGGTATGAGGATAATATTGACTGTACTCGGCATGCTAATAGTTTTCGCACTTCTCTATCCAGTAATATTCGTTGTATTGACGTCATTGATTAAAGGACAGGTTATTGTGACGAGTTTTGAAGACATAGAGAGATTCGGTTTATCCTTAGAACACTATTATAGTGCGATCTCGGAAGAGGGATTTGTTAGGGCATTCACGACAAGTATGTTAGTGGCGTTCATGAATATACTAATATCAGTCCTGGCAATAACGCCTGCAGCATACGCTTTCTCGAGATTCAAATTCTGGGGTAAAGACACGTTACTATACACATACCTTATTCTAAGCCAGATTGGTGGAGGATTCGGTATTGCAGCAGTAATAGCACTCTACGTATTCTTCTTAAAGCTACAAGTAATGGGCTTGCCTATGCTAGGAAACCCATTTGTACTACCTCTAGTCTACACGGCTGGCGCAGTACCATTCCAGACATGGTTGATAAAGAACTACTTCGATTCAATACCACGTGATCTCGATGAAGCAGCATTTATTGATGGAGCAAGCTGGAGCATGATAGTATTCAAAGTAATACTACCCACTTCAAGACCAGCGATGATAGTGATAGCGTTATTTGCGTTCATGGGGGCGTGGGGAGACTTCATTATAGCGAGTTTCCTCAGGGTAAGAACACTTGGAGCCTTCATCTACGAGACTGCAGCCGGACAGACAATATACTGGGCAGATTTTGCTGCTAGAACAATAATCTATGCAATACCCATAATCATACTATATGCTGTAGCTCAGAAGTACATTGGAGAAGCGATGGCTAGAGGAGCAGTGAAGAGATAAAGTATTGAAGCAAAAGAGGCTACGTTAGAAATGTTACATTAAAGCTTTTTCGTAAGCTTTCTCTGCTATTCTTGCTGCAGCATCCCATGAAAACTCTCTTGCTCTCCTAATACATGACTCTCTTATCTTCCATGGAGCCTCGGGGTTCTTTAAGAGTAGACTAGATAGTTCCTCGTCGTCAATTCTCTCAATAAGTCTTTTCCATTCGGGAGACCATGGCTTAATGTAGCCTGCCTCCATGAACAACAACATATTAGATAAAGCCTTAGCTAGCTCTGTTGGGTTACCGGGGCTTACAAGTATACCTGTACCAAGAACACCATGCTCTCTTATATCAAGTACTGTCTCTGATAATCCACCAGTTCTACTTGCTACAACTGGTGTGCCGGACGCCATAGCCTCTAGAGCCATTATACCAAATGGCTCGAACAAACTGGGTGCCGCCATTACATCAGCTGCTATGTGCGCCGTAACAAAAAGCTTCTTTGCAATACCGAAAACAGGCCTAATATTGTCTCTATAAATTCTAGCATAGTCAATTATCGTCTTCATTAGATCGATATGACCGCCTACGGGCAATGGGAATAAGAGTATTCGTGCTTCGGGAACTCTAAATAATAGTGTATCCAAGGCCTTAATGAAGATACTCCATCCTTTCTGCTCTGTGAGTCTACCAGTCATTATAACTAGTGGACCCGTTTTAGTGAATGGATGGAGACGACCTCTCCCCATGAAGGGGTATTTGTCAACACTCTTTACTATAGTTTCAGCGTCTTTATTCGAAATTATTGGTTCATTTGTATCGAATACCTCGTTGAGTCTAGTCAGTAGAGTGTCGCGTATTGTTTTCCTATCTTTCAATGGATCGCCGGAAAGTTTGTTGGAGAACAAGGGGTTACTAGTGATGTTTTCTTTATAGATTTTCTCAAGACTCCAGTCAGTACCATTATATATGACTGTAGCTTTATCCTTGAGTTCCCACCCGACATAGGATAAGACGTCGACGAGATAATGCTTGCTAACAGTTGCAATTACATCTGCAAGAATACAGCCCAAACGCTCGAGATCATTATGAGCGAGATCAATTATTTCCTTTATGCTAAGCATTTTCTGTGTGCTATTAATTTTTATTGGTATCTGTACATCCAGTGAAATTCCTAGACTCTGTGGATCTAGACCAGTGATCCTTTTGTGGGATAGGAGGTGTATTTGGTATAGAAACCTGGTTTTATTTCCTAGGATGGTCTTGAGGATAAGTAGTGATGGAATTGTATGCCAGTCGTTACAATGAATGATATCTGGTACATTGTTTGTTTTCAAAGCATGTATTGCATATAGAGAAACAGCTTTGGCGTAGTCTCTTATCTTTTCATACAAGATATCCTGGTCATAGACCTTCTTGTTATCTAGGATATTACTTGACAATAGGATATGTGGAGGAGTAATATCATCAACTCTATATGCTTTATAGTCTTCTTTCTCAAAAACAAGTGATAGTTTGTGTTTACTGGTAAAAGCATTATTGAGTATAACACCGTGGCTAGGCATTATAATTTCTACATCGTGACCCTTCTTTACAAGAGCTTCTCCGAGACTTGGTGGTACCTCGCCTAAACCACCTATTTTGACTATCCTCTTTGATTCAAATGTTAGCATCCATATTTTCATGAACTAGTTCACCGTACTACTATTAGTTTTCATGAATACTAGTCTTATTGTTTGTCTAAATTCGTCTCCTGGAGACAACATAATCCTGTATACAGGCATTATGCCCAGGCCTTCGAAATTCTCTTGGATTCCCTTCTCTGTTCTAGAAGGCATGTTTATTGGTGAAACCCAGAACTCCGTCTTACTGCTTGTCTCGAGTACAACGTCACGCATTACAGGTGATTTGAGGATTAACGTGTTTGTCTCGCCTATCCATTTATCGTTAATAGGTTTGTCGACCCCATTGACGGTATAACCGACAAAACCTACTTCCTTCTTAAGACGGGGTAGTTTTGGTGCTAACGTGAATTCTATTCCAAGTCTTGCATCAATGTATGCCTTGCCTTGATTCTCAATCTTGTAAGATATAATGATACCTGGCTCACTTGGATCGAATTTTATTCTCTTCTCGACAAACACTTCTACGGGCTGAGCTCCTTCTGGATAGTAATGACCTAGAGTTCTCAGTATAAGCGTGTTGTCTTCAAGAATAGGCTTGTACTCTGCAAGGGCTAGATCGCTTTTATCAATAAATGGTGTATTATTGATCCAGTCATCAATTGTTGCATAGGGTGCCCATAAATGTTCTCTAAGACTGACTCTACGGTACCAATCAGCTCTAAACCCGGTTCCATCTAGGTAGGGTTCTTGGTATCTTGTCATTGTGTTCAGTAGATTGTGTTCAAAACCATGTTCTTTATAGTCGAGCTCGAATAGTGTTCCTCCATCGCTTGGTTTGAAATAAGCGTTTATTAAAGGTGTTTCCACAAGGATCTCTGGCTTCCCATCGTAATCGAAGTCCGTTCTTGTTATAATGACTTTTGATTCGCCATAGTATTCCATAGCTTCTTCAGCATGTACTTCAGCTTTTATCAAGTTTTCATAAAGGGCTTGTCTAAGTGGTGTTAAGTATATTCCTCCGAAAAGACCGTGCCAGAAAGCATCATTACATTGTCCTAGGTGGTATAGTCTCCATATGTCTTCGCTTGTGACATTGGCTTGCTTTAGCTTCATACGTACTCGAAGCATTTTCTTATGGAGATTATTGCTCTCCCTGTATTTGATTAGAAAGTTCCTGAAGAATCCTCCACTCCACTCAAGCATTTTGTCATAGCTGCCTGAAGGTAGGTAGATTAGTCCTTTAACACCGTATTTCTCGAGATAAGTTGATGGATGTATTGTTTCTATTTCGTGTCTTAGCCTACGTAGTTTACTAAAGAACCCTATGAGCCATTCCCTAGCCCATTTAGGATCATGCCACTCACCGAATTTTTCTGCATCACTACCCCATAGCATGTACCTATCTCCTTTTTCATCGGCTCTACTGAGCATGTAGTTGAAAACTTCTTCATGGCTTCTCCATGGGAGAATGTACCTCAATTGAGTATCTATGAATAATATTTTTAGTGGGTGTCCTCCATCTTCTGTGATCCATGCATATAAGGAATCATTGCCTCCCCTACCGCCTCTATATAGGGTGCTATCATCTACAACAACGTATTCTATACCGTTACGTGCTAAAGGCTCTGGTAGACCGGGCTCCCAAACACGCTCTGGTAGCCACATGCCCTTGGGTTTGAACCCAAAGATCCTGTTGAACACCTTAATGTATTCCTTAACCTGGTAGTACCTATCCTCAGGCGGTAGCAGGGGTAGTATTGCTTCACCAATACTT contains:
- a CDS encoding DUF1925 domain-containing protein — translated: MPKINFIFIIHFHQPTGQLEWILEKIYNNSYKLLLDIFKMFTDIKIAVHISGPLLLEMNERYPEWIDGIAKLAEHGTIELLAGSIGEAILPLLPPEDRYYQVKEYIKVFNRIFGFKPKGMWLPERVWEPGLPEPLARNGIEYVVVDDSTLYRGGRGGNDSLYAWITEDGGHPLKILFIDTQLRYILPWRSHEEVFNYMLSRADEKGDRYMLWGSDAEKFGEWHDPKWAREWLIGFFSKLRRLRHEIETIHPSTYLEKYGVKGLIYLPSGSYDKMLEWSGGFFRNFLIKYRESNNLHKKMLRVRMKLKQANVTSEDIWRLYHLGQCNDAFWHGLFGGIYLTPLRQALYENLIKAEVHAEEAMEYYGESKVIITRTDFDYDGKPEILVETPLINAYFKPSDGGTLFELDYKEHGFEHNLLNTMTRYQEPYLDGTGFRADWYRRVSLREHLWAPYATIDDWINNTPFIDKSDLALAEYKPILEDNTLILRTLGHYYPEGAQPVEVFVEKRIKFDPSEPGIIISYKIENQGKAYIDARLGIEFTLAPKLPRLKKEVGFVGYTVNGVDKPINDKWIGETNTLILKSPVMRDVVLETSSKTEFWVSPINMPSRTEKGIQENFEGLGIMPVYRIMLSPGDEFRQTIRLVFMKTNSSTVN
- a CDS encoding glycogen/starch synthase, with the translated sequence MKIWMLTFESKRIVKIGGLGEVPPSLGEALVKKGHDVEIIMPSHGVILNNAFTSKHKLSLVFEKEDYKAYRVDDITPPHILLSSNILDNKKVYDQDILYEKIRDYAKAVSLYAIHALKTNNVPDIIHCNDWHTIPSLLILKTILGNKTRFLYQIHLLSHKRITGLDPQSLGISLDVQIPIKINSTQKMLSIKEIIDLAHNDLERLGCILADVIATVSKHYLVDVLSYVGWELKDKATVIYNGTDWSLEKIYKENITSNPLFSNKLSGDPLKDRKTIRDTLLTRLNEVFDTNEPIISNKDAETIVKSVDKYPFMGRGRLHPFTKTGPLVIMTGRLTEQKGWSIFIKALDTLLFRVPEARILLFPLPVGGHIDLMKTIIDYARIYRDNIRPVFGIAKKLFVTAHIAADVMAAPSLFEPFGIMALEAMASGTPVVASRTGGLSETVLDIREHGVLGTGILVSPGNPTELAKALSNMLLFMEAGYIKPWSPEWKRLIERIDDEELSSLLLKNPEAPWKIRESCIRRAREFSWDAAARIAEKAYEKALM
- a CDS encoding extracellular solute-binding protein: MGSKSMSAVTRLQAIILFIIIAVAVTAGVLYVMQQKPGVPEETGTPTTTTPTTTTTTTTTTTTTTTTTTTTTTTTTTTTTTPPSPQSIVEMTIGSATIRVPYWLYDFANKCKLGQLDRNITIVFWTQMMPFEEEVIRQVVEEFEKEYPCIHVEYENIGGGLGELKNRIMAGVQVGEVGAAADIFTWAHDWTGELAEGGYIVPLDKYLPQETLEDLRNQYLALAYNAGYYNLRLYGLPWAAEAIALIYNKNMVSEPPQNFSEFEEIMKQYYNPGEGLFGLAMEVNAYTIYPWVTAFGGYYYDEATDTIGVNSTGTKEGIKFFLQHVLPYMDTTDLGHERQLLLFQQGRTPFLITGPWDIPGINESLGGNFSVAPLPKIGDKVPKPFVGIKMLWLSSLVEADSPDKPYRINASLLFVLWFTLNDDTLKFLVEKAGFIPVKLSVLDYVNQNKDKFPIVFGFAQSVAQGVLMPKSPKMSKAWYIGTCLNSILQTYQTEGLEAALAAVDSTLDQCYAEIMQSMSGE
- a CDS encoding ABC transporter permease subunit, with protein sequence MRIILTVLGMLIVFALLYPVIFVVLTSLIKGQVIVTSFEDIERFGLSLEHYYSAISEEGFVRAFTTSMLVAFMNILISVLAITPAAYAFSRFKFWGKDTLLYTYLILSQIGGGFGIAAVIALYVFFLKLQVMGLPMLGNPFVLPLVYTAGAVPFQTWLIKNYFDSIPRDLDEAAFIDGASWSMIVFKVILPTSRPAMIVIALFAFMGAWGDFIIASFLRVRTLGAFIYETAAGQTIYWADFAARTIIYAIPIIILYAVAQKYIGEAMARGAVKR
- a CDS encoding ABC transporter permease subunit; this translates as MSGEGTFKKSVGKIKSTLRLYPVKVALVLVLPSLVLYLFFMIWPIMFSVYLAFTDANNYNIAPSPTKLQSLYELRENITSKLDENKELIQNYAREAKTLIESIQSDLSALREYLIEVNETGGQVDTTIIRQYLESIQDKMDKLVVIVKDENTFFLRYKPIGENVSTANSVFQEKLVAKLQTIVYFPLGGAELTKEDIAEIISGIDIIVSSLKKAYDGFNVVITDYESFKKGVVKDIDEEIDKLTLHFVGTENIEKLFTDARFVYSILKTLLFVATSVPLKVAVGVALALFFSTPYVYGRKVMRALLLTPWALPVLLSVTTWRMLFLPREGVMAKLFSSITGTSFEIFTNEWHAFIVYNIVEMWLAYPFIMTVVMGAIAGIPKEIIEASYIDGAGPWLRFRKIILPEVASSIMFVTILTTGASLQAFMVPLLINGGGPTGTINIFGLPPKIGNLNEMLILFGYNRAYIDREYGYAAAAYLIAVLFLMVYVMIWFKYIKPKGEER